In one Winogradskyella sp. MH6 genomic region, the following are encoded:
- a CDS encoding fibronectin type III domain-containing protein has product MKKIYIFLFTLLICGIGFAQSTINITTSGGSYGTEKWVSITTGIDGSGTQVWGQGDGSYGNGQGLINEDISIAPGTYYVNCYDRYSDGWDGTLISVTAYGNVIGDNGGASPDDPLTVDSTSSWETPADELEASFEIIVPAPPTCGDPTDLAATATGTTSADLSWTAPTVGTPTGYNWEVQPTGTAQGNTGAPASGTSASITASATGLMSGTTYDLYVQTDCGGSDTSEWVGPVSFTTDCSVFTVPYTEDFDSTATGSSSSPNVPNCWSFIDEGTGYGYVSSYGANSFYMYNSLDSTGNYILVSPSTTDLSSGLNRVSFDVDGSSGQVLSVGTMSDETDPSTFTEIQAVTLATSDYESYTINIPVGSDMHLAFKHGQTGTYDSYYLDNILIEPIPSCVEPSDLAATATGATTADLSWTAPSTGTPTGYNWEVQPTGTAQGTAGAPASGTSASTTASATGLTAETTYDLYVQTDCGGSGTSSWAGPISFTTPCATIVPEYNADMSTNAPDSCWEEAGSGDPGTGPSGIGFSDWRSGTSYAIGSSNAVNIYGTSIREWLLSPSFDMSADDYQLEINVAVTDWQSSSTDDSMGADDEVQLLISTDGGTTWTNLTTWNASNEPLPSGTEYVEDLTAYTGTVQFAIWANSGTASGQDYDFHVGKFRVAAIPSSATVDYCNLQFPNSGSINEGDNFTAYAEIYQAGVTEAIGQGANIESWIGYSTTDATALADFETASWTWVPATYNSDSGNNDEYQAEIGSALSGGNYYYASRFRYDGGVFAYGGITPGSSGGNFWDGTNFVSGQLDVLPPPPTTSATLNISGCNASDSFNVAYASATDNVVWVELIYDGNCSEITVDTETSSGIDTEIALYDVFGNVLGSDDDGGTGSLSSLTLQGLSAGTYYVVAGAFNTTFASNFNASTSDTADAGTLYINASTPNIPDYVNLQFPGTATITAGGTADVYAQIYEDSNTAGAGAGTNITAEIGISAVDATEVADFETGDWTWTTAPYFGESGNNDEYALAIGASLAPGTYYYVSRFSVDGGPYVYGGNDISDGDGGDFWNGSSFVSGVLTVNAKPEPTNHVLTFAAVADSDTEITLTWDDNDGAQQADGFLIVAKTGAATFYVPVDGTDDTTDTNWSDDEAEVKVASGVQTYTFTSLTASTLYEFEIYPYTNFGTNIDYKTDGTVPSASATTDADPCVSILPDYLEDFASYIPDCWEEGEDGDLTAGPATTGSGGWLAEEFAHTSTSGGGAANINLWQSGDVNWLLTPSFDLSADGYQIRVDAALTDFGSTALTDALSAGDVISLVYSNDGTNWTTLYDFAANIPAASGEMVVVDLTGITGTTVQFAFYTSEGASGRDIDFHIDNFRVEAIPVPMTYTYNGAWSPSDPNGVASYVDDITVVSGNAIISSNTECNNVVVNPGASMTVNSGVTLALTNSMTLESASNDYSNLMLDGTVSGTVIYERYTNANSNGNDLISPPLGGQTWADFLADGSNAADLLDDGNTSPTTYLFGPFDKTTDDWLLYTDATVATLNSGTGYRAGTDAGTTLSFTGSVETSMVTVNIEDTGANFPDWNLIGNPYTTYLDMTLFLNYDLGDGTTNIDLLEDVSGIYGYDGSASNGWDVITLANASAKDMTPGQGFFVAANDAFVAGYDITFDPSMRVAGSGDDFIVGRNSSDLTYLKLNTGTATKDFTTQFYFNDNATAGLDHGYDAQIWGGTIPSFALYSNLVQDNTGMPIALQALNTTDLANTVIPLGVNANAGEQLTFTISETTLPSTVNVYLDDTLNNTTTLLNTSDYVINPISDITGTGRFYIRFAQQSLSTTDVDFDNLKIYTKTTPRALYVHGVLQGETTAKVYDLQGRLVHHSVLNSNNLVNQIDASDFSDGVYVVTLSNGVQEKSQKVIIR; this is encoded by the coding sequence ATGAAGAAAATTTACATTTTCCTATTTACGCTACTCATATGCGGAATTGGATTTGCACAAAGTACAATCAACATTACTACCTCTGGAGGCTCATACGGCACAGAAAAATGGGTAAGCATTACAACTGGTATTGACGGTAGTGGCACTCAGGTATGGGGACAAGGTGATGGCAGCTATGGCAATGGTCAAGGGCTTATCAACGAAGATATCTCCATTGCACCAGGTACTTACTATGTTAATTGCTATGACAGGTACTCTGATGGCTGGGATGGCACCCTTATTTCTGTTACAGCTTACGGAAACGTAATTGGTGACAACGGAGGTGCCTCACCAGATGACCCATTAACAGTTGACAGTACCAGCTCTTGGGAAACTCCTGCAGATGAATTAGAAGCCTCTTTTGAAATCATTGTACCAGCACCACCTACTTGTGGCGACCCTACAGATTTAGCAGCAACAGCTACCGGAACTACTTCTGCCGACCTCTCTTGGACTGCTCCAACTGTTGGAACTCCAACGGGATATAACTGGGAAGTTCAACCAACAGGCACTGCTCAAGGTAACACAGGTGCTCCTGCAAGTGGTACATCTGCTTCAATTACAGCTTCTGCTACTGGTTTAATGTCTGGTACAACTTATGACTTATATGTACAAACAGATTGCGGAGGTTCAGACACTAGCGAATGGGTTGGACCTGTTAGTTTTACAACTGATTGCAGCGTTTTTACAGTACCTTATACTGAAGATTTTGACAGCACAGCTACGGGTAGTTCTTCTAGCCCAAATGTACCAAATTGTTGGTCGTTTATAGATGAAGGTACTGGATATGGCTATGTAAGTTCTTATGGTGCAAATTCTTTTTATATGTATAATTCTTTGGATTCAACCGGAAATTATATTCTTGTAAGTCCTAGTACCACAGATTTATCCTCTGGATTAAATAGAGTTTCATTTGATGTCGATGGAAGTTCTGGCCAAGTACTATCTGTTGGAACAATGTCTGATGAGACAGACCCCTCAACATTTACTGAAATACAAGCTGTTACACTTGCTACAAGTGATTACGAAAGTTACACCATTAATATCCCTGTAGGAAGTGATATGCACTTAGCATTTAAACATGGACAAACAGGAACCTATGATTCTTATTATTTAGACAATATTTTAATTGAACCAATCCCTTCTTGTGTTGAGCCTTCTGATTTAGCAGCAACAGCTACTGGCGCAACTACTGCCGATTTATCTTGGACTGCCCCATCTACAGGAACTCCTACGGGATATAATTGGGAAGTACAACCAACCGGTACTGCCCAAGGTACAGCAGGAGCTCCTGCAAGTGGCACATCTGCATCAACTACAGCTTCTGCTACTGGTTTAACGGCTGAAACAACATACGATTTATATGTTCAAACTGATTGTGGAGGTTCTGGCACTAGTAGCTGGGCTGGACCTATTAGTTTTACGACACCATGTGCTACAATTGTACCAGAATACAATGCTGATATGTCAACTAATGCTCCTGATTCTTGTTGGGAGGAAGCAGGATCTGGAGACCCTGGAACAGGACCTTCTGGTATTGGTTTCTCGGATTGGAGAAGTGGCACTTCTTATGCCATTGGCAGTAGTAATGCCGTTAATATTTACGGAACCTCTATAAGAGAATGGCTTTTATCTCCTTCATTTGACATGAGTGCTGATGATTATCAATTAGAAATTAATGTTGCTGTTACTGATTGGCAAAGTTCTAGTACAGATGATAGTATGGGAGCAGATGATGAAGTACAGTTATTAATTAGTACTGATGGAGGAACTACATGGACAAACCTAACAACTTGGAATGCCAGCAATGAACCACTACCATCAGGCACAGAATATGTTGAAGATTTAACCGCTTATACAGGAACTGTACAATTTGCAATATGGGCTAATTCTGGCACAGCTAGCGGACAAGATTACGATTTTCATGTTGGTAAATTTAGAGTAGCTGCTATACCATCTAGTGCTACTGTAGATTATTGTAATTTACAATTCCCTAATAGTGGTAGTATTAACGAGGGTGACAATTTTACTGCTTATGCTGAAATATATCAGGCTGGTGTTACTGAAGCTATAGGCCAAGGTGCAAATATAGAATCATGGATAGGTTATAGCACTACAGATGCTACTGCCTTAGCTGATTTTGAAACTGCTAGCTGGACATGGGTACCAGCAACATACAATTCAGATAGTGGAAATAATGATGAATACCAAGCAGAAATTGGTTCTGCACTATCTGGTGGTAATTATTACTATGCAAGTCGTTTTAGATATGACGGAGGTGTTTTTGCTTATGGAGGTATCACTCCTGGTAGCTCTGGTGGAAACTTTTGGGATGGCACCAACTTTGTTTCTGGACAGTTAGATGTATTACCACCACCACCAACTACGTCGGCTACGCTTAATATCTCAGGATGTAATGCTTCAGATAGTTTTAATGTTGCCTATGCCTCAGCAACTGACAATGTTGTTTGGGTGGAACTTATTTATGACGGAAATTGTTCTGAGATTACTGTGGATACTGAAACTAGCTCTGGTATAGATACAGAAATAGCACTCTATGATGTGTTTGGAAATGTATTAGGCAGTGATGATGATGGAGGAACAGGCAGCTTAAGTTCATTGACCCTACAAGGGTTATCTGCCGGAACTTATTATGTTGTGGCTGGAGCTTTCAACACTACTTTTGCTAGCAACTTTAATGCTTCAACTTCTGATACTGCTGATGCAGGTACTTTATACATAAATGCCAGCACACCAAATATTCCTGACTATGTTAATTTACAATTCCCAGGTACAGCAACAATTACTGCTGGTGGAACTGCAGATGTTTATGCTCAAATATATGAAGATAGCAATACAGCAGGTGCTGGTGCCGGAACAAACATCACTGCCGAAATAGGTATTAGTGCTGTTGACGCCACAGAAGTTGCCGATTTTGAAACTGGTGATTGGACGTGGACTACTGCTCCATATTTTGGGGAATCTGGAAACAATGATGAATACGCATTAGCCATTGGAGCTTCGTTAGCACCTGGCACATATTACTATGTAAGTAGATTTAGTGTAGATGGCGGTCCTTATGTCTATGGAGGTAATGACATTAGTGATGGTGATGGAGGTGATTTCTGGAATGGCTCTAGCTTTGTTTCTGGTGTATTAACGGTTAACGCTAAGCCAGAACCGACAAACCACGTATTGACTTTTGCAGCAGTAGCAGATTCTGACACTGAGATTACTTTAACATGGGATGATAATGATGGTGCGCAACAAGCTGACGGTTTCTTAATTGTTGCTAAAACTGGTGCTGCTACATTCTACGTCCCAGTAGATGGTACCGACGACACCACTGACACTAACTGGTCTGACGATGAGGCTGAAGTTAAAGTTGCTTCTGGAGTACAAACCTATACGTTTACAAGTTTAACCGCTAGTACATTATATGAGTTTGAAATTTATCCTTATACTAATTTTGGAACTAACATTGATTATAAAACAGATGGCACTGTACCTTCTGCAAGTGCGACTACGGATGCTGATCCTTGTGTAAGCATTCTTCCTGATTATTTAGAAGATTTCGCAAGCTATATTCCTGATTGTTGGGAAGAGGGTGAAGATGGAGATTTAACTGCTGGACCTGCAACTACAGGATCTGGTGGATGGTTAGCAGAAGAATTTGCTCATACCTCAACTAGCGGAGGAGGTGCTGCTAATATTAATTTGTGGCAAAGTGGAGATGTTAATTGGTTATTGACTCCATCATTTGATTTATCTGCGGATGGGTATCAAATCCGTGTTGACGCTGCTTTGACAGACTTTGGATCTACAGCGTTGACAGATGCACTAAGCGCTGGAGATGTCATTAGCTTAGTCTATTCTAACGATGGTACTAACTGGACGACACTTTACGATTTTGCTGCCAATATACCTGCAGCTTCTGGCGAGATGGTGGTTGTTGATTTAACAGGTATTACAGGAACTACGGTACAATTTGCTTTCTATACTTCTGAAGGAGCTTCAGGAAGAGATATAGATTTCCATATCGATAACTTTAGAGTTGAGGCCATTCCGGTTCCTATGACCTATACCTATAATGGTGCATGGTCACCAAGCGACCCTAACGGTGTAGCTTCTTATGTTGATGATATTACTGTTGTTTCTGGTAATGCTATTATATCTTCCAATACGGAGTGTAATAATGTTGTTGTAAACCCAGGAGCGAGTATGACCGTTAACTCTGGAGTTACATTAGCACTAACTAACAGCATGACTTTAGAGTCTGCATCTAACGATTATTCTAATTTAATGCTAGACGGAACCGTTAGTGGTACCGTGATTTACGAACGCTATACAAATGCCAATAGCAACGGTAACGATTTAATATCACCACCACTTGGAGGACAAACATGGGCAGACTTTTTAGCTGACGGTAGTAATGCTGCAGATTTATTAGATGATGGTAACACAAGCCCAACGACTTATTTATTTGGTCCTTTTGATAAAACTACTGATGATTGGTTACTTTATACCGATGCAACGGTAGCAACCTTAAACAGTGGTACAGGTTATAGAGCCGGAACTGATGCTGGTACAACATTATCTTTTACTGGATCTGTAGAGACTTCTATGGTTACTGTAAATATTGAGGATACCGGAGCTAATTTCCCTGATTGGAATCTTATAGGAAACCCTTACACCACGTATCTAGACATGACCCTTTTCTTAAATTACGACTTAGGAGATGGTACAACTAACATTGATTTACTAGAAGATGTTTCTGGTATCTATGGCTACGATGGTAGTGCTTCTAACGGCTGGGATGTTATTACCTTAGCTAATGCTAGTGCTAAAGATATGACTCCTGGACAAGGTTTCTTTGTTGCTGCAAACGATGCCTTTGTTGCTGGTTACGACATTACCTTTGACCCATCGATGCGCGTAGCAGGAAGTGGAGACGACTTTATTGTTGGTCGTAACTCTAGTGACCTTACATATTTAAAGTTAAACACAGGTACAGCTACTAAAGACTTTACAACGCAGTTCTACTTTAATGATAATGCTACTGCTGGTTTAGACCACGGTTATGATGCTCAGATTTGGGGTGGCACTATTCCAAGTTTTGCGTTGTATTCAAATTTAGTACAGGACAATACTGGTATGCCAATTGCTTTACAAGCTTTAAACACAACAGATTTGGCTAACACAGTTATTCCGTTAGGTGTTAATGCAAATGCTGGTGAGCAGCTAACGTTTACAATATCTGAAACCACATTACCGAGTACTGTAAATGTTTATTTAGACGATACCTTAAATAATACAACGACATTGTTAAACACTTCTGATTATGTGATTAACCCAATATCTGATATTACTGGTACGGGAAGATTCTATATTAGATTTGCTCAGCAATCCTTATCTACTACAGATGTAGATTTTGATAACCTTAAGATCTACACTAAAACAACTCCAAGAGCGCTATATGTACATGGAGTATTACAAGGTGAGACTACTGCAAAAGTGTATGACTTACAAGGTCGCTTAGTACACCACTCTGTATTAAACAGTAATAACTTAGTGAACCAAATAGATGCTTCTGATTTTTCTGATGGTGTTTATGTGGTGACCTTAAGTAATGGAGTACAAGAGAAATCTCAAAAAGTGATTATTAGATAA
- a CDS encoding T9SS-dependent choice-of-anchor J family protein: MKNFYAFLIAIFATSLGFGQTTVDFDNLSNWNPGTTSYGNYTYTDGTFTATGVDVLRNGTTNQDGFPGALGTYSVRLRNNASTSLTMIVSTGGISTFSFEVRRWDGSPATDFSVETTTDNGSSWTPSSTINSSVTNDSDWKTINGTINSGNNNIGVRIISNGTTERLMVDNFTWTAYSASTPIVGFDTNSSTENETNSTFTVDIPVTLSNYSADVDLSVTVNGSSTAEGGDYTLNTTELNFTADGTLNISLDINADADSDDETIILDITETSATGITISTSQHTITVIDDDLPSASIPYNEDFSDCGTQEWTVATVGADTEWTCGSGYFEANAFGSTGPADDYLISPSFDMDAQTGEILSFNSSTSFADVTSPQIELLYTTNYTGDPSTTTWVDTLSPTWPANDSSGNSGNIDISGISGTAVHFAFRYTSTGTGGGTTEAWRIEDFDITTASTPSITLSESTLSGFDYADGSGPSAEQTFTAEGSSLTTDITITAPADFEVSTTSGSGFGSSVTLTETAGTVTTTTIYVRLASGLSVNTYSGTLSATSTGATQQDISLSGDVTFVSCAGTSTAFPFNGVSGNTNLEHDSGNPPGNSGEACGTNYLIYYNSAPSTDGSGNYLRSNAVDGLIESSDWGGEGNFETFAIDVSGETSIDIETFGSTVGDPFNAGGEQFQWWYKLDGGSATNLGSVFDSSYQGSLAVGPTTIDVTGVNEIIVGFTFSFNGSGGFEDADVTVTTTPTVFTYNGSWSPSDPNGSATVNDNIVVDSGDAVISTNTDISMVTVNPGASLTINTGVTLTANSTTLESVSNSYSSLIIEGTGSLTGSVSYARAVNSYTNDATNNDNDLISAPVTGQAFGSFDSANTNLLASGSVRAFAPFNNNTDVYENYDATTNAATTLDAATGYRAATTDGATLTFTGTVNTGDVLKNITIGTGASYAEWNLIGNPYPSYIDVEAFLTHVVSTQTSGERNIDLLDALSGIYGYDGDASDGWDIITLANDAGRYLAPGQGFFVAASGNGTLIADHDIEFTAAMRTTGTSDDFIAGRNNNPLTFIELKAYTANNDYSTEFYFDADASQGLDPGYDAVIWGGSAPSFALYSHLVQDNTGLPIALQALSDTDYNNVIIPLGVNANMSEQLTFSIVENTLPASIEVYLDDTLTSTSTLLNASDYVLTPSEDLNGTGRFYLRFSNSALSITNTVFEGVSIYTHQSNKTVTIAGQLTEGTSANVYDIQGRVVASKALASNTTLQTIDVSNLNTGVYIVKLANGNTVKTQKIILK; this comes from the coding sequence ATGAAGAATTTTTACGCATTTTTAATCGCTATTTTTGCTACAAGTCTTGGATTTGGGCAGACGACTGTTGACTTTGATAATTTGTCAAACTGGAACCCAGGTACTACATCGTATGGAAACTATACATACACTGATGGTACCTTTACTGCGACTGGTGTCGATGTGCTCAGAAATGGAACAACAAATCAAGATGGTTTTCCTGGTGCATTAGGAACTTATTCCGTTAGACTAAGAAATAATGCATCTACTTCTTTAACAATGATTGTTAGTACAGGAGGTATCTCTACCTTTTCATTTGAAGTCAGAAGATGGGATGGTTCACCAGCTACAGACTTTAGTGTAGAAACTACCACAGATAATGGTAGTTCTTGGACACCATCAAGCACAATCAACTCCTCAGTCACAAATGATTCAGACTGGAAAACAATAAATGGAACTATAAATAGCGGAAACAACAATATTGGTGTAAGAATAATATCTAATGGCACTACTGAACGACTAATGGTTGATAATTTTACTTGGACAGCTTATTCTGCATCCACACCAATTGTTGGTTTTGACACTAATTCTTCCACAGAAAATGAAACTAACAGTACTTTTACAGTAGATATTCCAGTTACTTTAAGTAACTATAGCGCTGATGTAGATTTAAGTGTTACTGTTAATGGTAGTAGTACTGCTGAGGGCGGTGACTACACACTAAATACAACTGAACTTAATTTTACAGCTGATGGCACTTTAAACATTTCTTTAGATATCAATGCAGACGCTGACTCTGATGATGAGACCATTATTTTAGATATAACAGAGACCTCTGCTACAGGTATAACCATTAGTACAAGTCAACATACCATTACTGTTATAGATGACGATTTACCATCAGCTTCTATACCATATAATGAAGACTTTTCTGATTGCGGTACCCAAGAATGGACCGTTGCTACTGTAGGTGCAGATACTGAGTGGACATGCGGCAGTGGCTATTTTGAGGCTAATGCTTTTGGCTCTACTGGCCCTGCTGATGATTACCTTATAAGTCCATCATTTGATATGGATGCTCAAACTGGAGAGATTTTGAGTTTTAATAGCTCCACGTCGTTTGCAGATGTTACAAGTCCACAAATTGAGTTATTGTATACCACAAACTATACCGGAGACCCTTCTACAACCACTTGGGTTGATACACTAAGTCCTACTTGGCCAGCTAATGACTCTAGCGGAAACTCTGGTAATATTGACATATCTGGTATTTCTGGTACTGCGGTACACTTTGCATTCCGCTATACCTCAACAGGTACTGGTGGCGGAACTACAGAAGCTTGGAGAATCGAAGATTTTGATATTACAACAGCATCTACACCAAGCATTACACTTTCAGAAAGTACACTTTCAGGTTTTGACTATGCTGATGGTAGTGGTCCTTCAGCAGAACAAACATTTACAGCCGAAGGTAGTAGTTTAACCACAGACATTACTATAACAGCACCTGCAGATTTTGAAGTTTCTACAACATCTGGTTCTGGTTTTGGTTCATCTGTAACACTTACAGAAACTGCCGGAACCGTAACAACAACTACGATCTATGTGCGTTTAGCTTCTGGCTTGTCTGTTAACACATACAGTGGTACTCTATCTGCAACTAGTACAGGTGCAACACAGCAAGACATTAGTTTAAGCGGTGACGTCACTTTTGTTTCTTGTGCAGGAACTTCAACAGCTTTTCCTTTTAATGGTGTAAGTGGCAACACCAACTTAGAACACGATAGTGGTAACCCTCCAGGAAATAGTGGTGAAGCTTGTGGAACTAATTATTTAATTTATTACAATAGCGCACCTAGCACAGATGGTAGTGGAAATTACTTGAGATCTAACGCTGTTGACGGCTTAATTGAGAGTTCTGATTGGGGTGGAGAAGGAAATTTTGAAACTTTTGCTATTGATGTCTCTGGAGAAACTTCTATAGATATCGAAACTTTTGGAAGTACAGTTGGAGACCCATTTAATGCTGGTGGTGAACAATTCCAATGGTGGTATAAATTAGACGGAGGTTCAGCAACTAACTTAGGCTCTGTATTTGACAGTAGTTATCAAGGTTCTCTAGCAGTAGGTCCGACAACTATAGATGTAACAGGTGTTAACGAGATTATAGTAGGCTTTACATTTAGTTTCAATGGTTCAGGTGGTTTTGAAGATGCAGATGTCACCGTAACTACAACACCTACTGTATTTACTTATAATGGTAGTTGGTCACCGAGCGATCCTAATGGCAGTGCTACTGTTAATGACAATATTGTTGTAGACTCTGGCGATGCTGTTATTTCTACTAATACCGATATAAGTATGGTTACAGTAAACCCTGGAGCAAGTCTAACTATAAATACTGGTGTAACCTTAACAGCGAACTCTACTACTCTAGAATCTGTATCAAACTCATACTCAAGTTTGATTATTGAGGGTACTGGTAGTCTTACAGGTAGTGTAAGTTATGCAAGAGCTGTTAATTCGTATACCAATGACGCAACCAACAACGATAACGACTTAATATCTGCACCTGTTACAGGCCAAGCTTTTGGAAGTTTTGACAGTGCAAATACTAATTTACTTGCATCTGGTTCTGTAAGAGCTTTTGCTCCTTTTAATAACAATACTGATGTTTATGAAAATTATGATGCCACAACAAATGCAGCAACAACATTAGATGCCGCTACAGGGTACAGAGCTGCTACTACTGATGGAGCAACTTTAACCTTTACCGGAACCGTAAACACTGGTGATGTACTTAAGAATATAACTATAGGTACAGGTGCTTCGTATGCTGAATGGAACTTGATAGGAAATCCTTATCCTTCTTACATTGATGTAGAAGCATTCTTAACCCATGTTGTAAGCACTCAAACTTCTGGAGAAAGAAATATTGATTTATTAGACGCTTTATCTGGTATTTATGGTTATGATGGTGATGCATCTGACGGCTGGGACATTATTACATTAGCAAACGATGCTGGGCGTTACTTAGCACCTGGACAAGGATTCTTTGTAGCCGCAAGTGGTAACGGTACTTTAATTGCTGACCATGATATAGAGTTTACGGCTGCTATGAGAACGACAGGTACTTCTGATGATTTTATTGCCGGAAGAAATAATAACCCTTTAACTTTTATTGAGTTAAAAGCCTATACAGCTAACAATGATTACAGTACAGAATTCTATTTTGATGCTGATGCTAGCCAAGGCCTTGATCCAGGTTACGATGCTGTAATTTGGGGTGGTTCTGCACCAAGTTTTGCACTTTACTCACACCTAGTTCAAGATAATACAGGACTTCCTATTGCTTTACAAGCATTAAGTGATACAGACTATAATAATGTTATTATTCCACTTGGCGTAAATGCAAATATGAGTGAGCAGTTAACATTCAGTATTGTTGAAAATACTTTACCAGCTTCTATTGAAGTGTATTTAGATGATACATTAACTAGCACATCTACATTATTAAATGCCTCGGATTATGTATTAACACCATCTGAGGATTTAAATGGAACCGGACGTTTTTATTTAAGATTTTCAAATAGTGCGCTGTCAATTACAAATACTGTTTTTGAAGGTGTTTCTATTTATACACATCAGTCTAACAAAACTGTTACTATTGCAGGTCAGTTAACCGAAGGTACTTCTGCTAATGTTTATGATATACAAGGACGTGTAGTTGCTTCTAAAGCACTTGCCTCTAACACAACATTACAGACCATTGATGTTAGCAATTTAAATACAGGTGTATATATTGTAAAACTTGCTAATGGCAATACGGTTAAGACTCAGAAAATTATTCTGAAATAA